The genomic window ATCGGGTGTGAATGGGACCGGAGGCGGTCGCGCACTTCAGCTCTCTGGAAAGATTCGGTTTTAATGACAGAGATACCGGTTTCCGGTACAGAAGTGACGGGCCAGTTTTCCCAATGTAAAAAAATCATGCGAACGGTTTACCATGAATTTGTCTGCAATGCAGGAGGTTGAATGTCGACGTCGCGCCGCGCGTTCCTGGCCGGATTTGCTGCAACCGGAGTCATGTCTCAGATGCGAGTCATGGCCCAGCGCATGAAAAACTGCCCCTTCCGTCTTTCAGTCATCAACGACGAGATAAGCCAGGATTTTGACCATGCCTGCTTCGTGGCGGCCAATGATTTCGGCCTGGACTGGATTGAACTCCGCGGGATGTGGAACAAGAACATCAGCAATCTGGATGCGAGTGAAATTGCGGAGTCGCAGCGCATTCTTTCGAAATATAAGCTGCGCGTAACAGACATCGCGAGTCCGCTATTTAAGACCGACTGGCCTGGGGCCCCAGTTTCAAAGTTTTCCGAGCACCGCGACCAGTTTAAAGCCAGCTTCGATTTCAAGCAGCAGGATGAGCTGCTGGATACCTGTATTGAACTGGCCAAAGCTTTCAAGACTGAGCGGATCCGGTGCTTTGATTTCTGGCGGTTGGACGATCCGCAGAAATACCGTGCGGCCATCAACGACAAGC from Pseudacidobacterium ailaaui includes these protein-coding regions:
- a CDS encoding sugar phosphate isomerase/epimerase family protein; this encodes MSTSRRAFLAGFAATGVMSQMRVMAQRMKNCPFRLSVINDEISQDFDHACFVAANDFGLDWIELRGMWNKNISNLDASEIAESQRILSKYKLRVTDIASPLFKTDWPGAPVSKFSEHRDQFKASFDFKQQDELLDTCIELAKAFKTERIRCFDFWRLDDPQKYRAAINDKLREAAAKCAKHNLILVLENEMSCNTATGEEAAAVLKAIPDRNFMLNWDPGNAATFPDNTPYPNGYDRLPKDRIGHCHCKDVKRLAGGKYEWAPVGAGVVDWVGQFRALKRDGYHYAVSLETHWRGAGTPEASTRISMKGLKDTLQKAGIEC